From Staphylococcus delphini, one genomic window encodes:
- a CDS encoding glutamate-1-semialdehyde 2,1-aminomutase, with protein MNFNRSEALQEQSNEYILGGVNSPSRSYKAVGGGAPVVMKSGKGAYLYDVDGNEYIDYLQAYGPIITGHAHPHITEAIQEQAALGVLYGTPTELEIAFARKLRAAIPSLEKMRFVNSGTEAVMTTIRVARAYTNRDKIIKFAGCYHGHSDLVLVAAGSGPSQLGSPDSAGVPKSVAQEVITVPFNDIESFKEAMKHWGDQVAGVLVEPIVGNFGMVEPQPGFLEEVNRVTHEYGGLVIYDEVITAFRFHYGAAQDLLGVYPDLTAFGKIVGGGLPIGGYGGRQDIMEQVAPLGPAYQAGTMAGNPLSMKAGIALLEVLEQPGVYERLNQLGEQLEAGLQAAIDKYQVKATINRVYGALTVYFTDEKVTHYEQADASDGEQFAKFFKLMLHQGINLAPSKYEAWFLTTEHTEADIEKTIAAADYAFSQL; from the coding sequence ATGAATTTTAATCGTAGTGAAGCATTACAAGAACAATCCAATGAATATATTTTAGGGGGTGTTAATTCACCGTCTCGTTCATATAAAGCTGTCGGTGGTGGCGCACCAGTTGTGATGAAGTCTGGTAAAGGGGCTTATTTATACGACGTCGATGGCAATGAGTATATCGACTACTTACAAGCATATGGTCCTATTATTACTGGACATGCCCATCCACATATTACTGAAGCCATTCAAGAACAAGCTGCCCTCGGTGTGTTATACGGTACACCTACAGAATTAGAAATTGCGTTTGCACGAAAATTACGCGCTGCCATTCCTTCATTAGAAAAAATGCGCTTTGTCAATTCAGGAACAGAAGCTGTGATGACTACAATTCGTGTTGCACGTGCTTATACGAATCGAGATAAAATTATTAAATTTGCTGGTTGTTATCACGGTCACTCCGATTTAGTACTCGTTGCTGCAGGAAGTGGTCCGTCTCAACTTGGTTCTCCTGATTCAGCAGGTGTGCCGAAAAGTGTAGCGCAAGAAGTGATTACGGTGCCATTTAATGATATTGAATCGTTTAAAGAAGCAATGAAACATTGGGGTGATCAAGTGGCTGGCGTGTTAGTTGAACCCATTGTCGGTAACTTTGGGATGGTCGAGCCTCAACCTGGATTTTTAGAAGAAGTGAATCGTGTGACGCATGAATATGGTGGCTTAGTCATTTACGATGAGGTCATTACTGCATTCCGTTTTCATTACGGTGCCGCACAAGATTTATTAGGCGTTTATCCTGATTTAACAGCTTTCGGTAAAATTGTCGGTGGTGGTCTCCCAATCGGTGGTTATGGCGGTCGACAAGATATTATGGAACAAGTCGCACCACTCGGCCCCGCCTATCAAGCAGGGACAATGGCAGGTAACCCATTATCAATGAAAGCAGGTATTGCCTTGTTAGAAGTATTAGAACAACCGGGTGTATATGAAAGATTAAATCAACTCGGTGAACAATTAGAAGCCGGATTACAAGCTGCTATTGATAAATATCAAGTGAAAGCAACTATCAACCGTGTATATGGCGCATTAACCGTATACTTTACAGATGAAAAAGTGACACATTACGAACAAGCTGATGCGTCTGATGGCGAACAATTTGCGAAATTTTTCAAACTGATGTTACATCAAGGCATCAACTTAGCACCATCAAAATATGAAGCATGGTTTTTAACAACTGAACATACAGAAGCAGATATTGAAAAAACGATTGCTGCTGCGGATTATGCATTTAGCCAATTGTAA
- a CDS encoding FUSC family protein, with product MKLGARILKTGIAIILAVSIASLLPHSTGMVTVAGIAAVVAMQPSVYRTFKTIVDQFQGNVIGALLAVAMVTIFGNNIIIMGATVILLIALLFKMKIAHVATLATVTALVIMGQHDGSFYISAFYRFSLVMIGVISSFIVNLTFLPPKFETKIYYNSLNISTDIFKWFNLVLNDATEFNYVKQDLENLRQRIVKLEQLLEFYKEERVYTKKQVFAQTRKKILFKEIVLSTRDAYDVLRRMNRYQNDLVHLNQALLLQIKLEIDELTQFHEQILISITKKAKFDVTLDQRFVPNPLKKEVITAFQEEVIADPEPENFSYANIMHIISALEEYRYNLEHLDRLRVSYFKYHNTDPDIDIIEEDFDL from the coding sequence TTGAAACTGGGAGCTAGAATTTTAAAAACAGGTATCGCCATTATACTTGCGGTTTCGATTGCCTCACTGTTACCTCATAGCACTGGGATGGTGACTGTCGCAGGAATTGCAGCGGTCGTCGCCATGCAGCCTAGCGTTTACCGGACATTTAAAACGATTGTCGATCAATTCCAAGGTAACGTCATTGGTGCCCTCCTCGCTGTAGCTATGGTGACTATTTTTGGCAACAATATCATTATTATGGGTGCGACAGTCATTTTGTTAATCGCATTACTCTTTAAAATGAAAATCGCGCATGTTGCCACGTTAGCGACAGTCACAGCATTGGTCATTATGGGACAACATGACGGCTCTTTTTATATCTCAGCCTTTTACCGATTTTCACTTGTGATGATTGGCGTTATCAGCTCATTCATCGTCAATCTCACATTTTTACCACCAAAGTTTGAAACGAAAATTTATTACAACTCATTAAACATTTCGACTGATATTTTTAAGTGGTTTAATTTAGTGTTAAATGATGCGACAGAATTTAATTATGTGAAGCAAGATTTAGAAAATTTACGTCAACGTATCGTCAAACTTGAGCAGTTACTTGAATTTTATAAAGAAGAACGTGTCTATACAAAGAAACAAGTCTTCGCTCAAACACGTAAAAAGATTTTATTTAAAGAAATCGTCTTGTCGACACGTGATGCGTATGACGTGCTCAGACGAATGAATCGTTATCAAAATGATTTGGTGCATTTAAATCAGGCCTTGTTATTACAAATTAAATTAGAAATTGATGAGCTGACACAATTTCACGAACAAATTTTAATTAGTATTACGAAAAAGGCAAAGTTCGATGTAACACTCGATCAACGTTTTGTTCCGAACCCATTGAAGAAAGAAGTCATCACAGCCTTCCAAGAAGAAGTCATAGCGGATCCAGAACCTGAAAACTTTTCTTATGCCAACATTATGCATATCATTTCAGCTTTAGAAGAATACCGCTACAATTTAGAACATTTGGATCGTTTACGAGTGAGTTATTTTAAATACCATAACACTGATCCTGACATTGATATTATTGAAGAAGATTTTGATTTATAA